In Methanothermococcus thermolithotrophicus DSM 2095, one DNA window encodes the following:
- a CDS encoding RNA methyltransferase: protein MEKVVILVNPKYSGNLGAIARCMMNFGVKKLRIVGSRDILDKEAYIRAVHAKDILDNAEFYDSLKDAIEDVDFVVATSGAVCGDRNIKRVPITPRELAEKQQDVDGTLGIVFGREDDGLTNEDLELCDLLVSIPTSDEYPIMNLSHAVSVILYELYISSIENEIPYNVRMRKASKTEKNVLIKVFDEFVDRSPNIQEYRKEMCKTIFKRLISRAFISGKEANTIMCVFKEKIANDK from the coding sequence AATTGCAAGATGCATGATGAATTTTGGAGTAAAAAAATTGAGAATAGTAGGTAGCAGAGATATTTTAGATAAGGAAGCATATATTAGGGCAGTTCACGCTAAAGATATTTTAGATAACGCCGAGTTTTATGATAGTTTAAAAGATGCAATTGAAGACGTTGATTTTGTTGTAGCTACATCGGGTGCTGTCTGTGGGGATAGGAATATTAAAAGAGTCCCAATAACCCCAAGAGAACTTGCAGAAAAACAACAGGATGTAGATGGTACCTTAGGAATAGTTTTTGGAAGAGAAGACGATGGCCTTACAAATGAAGATCTGGAACTATGCGATTTACTGGTTTCAATCCCCACATCCGATGAATATCCAATAATGAATTTATCCCATGCAGTTTCAGTTATACTATATGAGCTCTATATTTCTTCAATCGAAAACGAAATTCCGTACAACGTTAGAATGAGAAAGGCTTCAAAGACGGAAAAGAATGTTTTAATAAAGGTATTTGATGAGTTCGTTGATAGATCGCCAAATATTCAAGAATACAGGAAAGAAATGTGTAAAACCATTTTTAAAAGACTTATAAGCCGGGCATTTATTAGTGGAAAAGAGGCAAACACCATTATGTGTGTCTTTAAAGAAAAAATAGCAAATGATAAATAA